The following is a genomic window from Geminicoccus roseus DSM 18922.
CAGCAGCACCGGCGTGATCGCGACCAGGTAGCAGGCCAGGGCCAGCAGGCAGCTGACCAGGTCCACCGGCGGCAGCAGGTGCGCCACCAGGGTGGTGGCCGCCGCGCACCAGGCGATCGGCCAGAGGATGCTCATCGCCACCCGCAGCGGCGCCGCCTCGGCCTTGCCCGCCACCAGCACGATCACCCCGGCGGCATAGAGCAGGCGCGCCACCACCGCGCCGGCGGCCAGGCCGACCATGCCGAACCCCAGCGCCAGGGTGCCGGTGGCGAGCGCCGCGTTCACGGCCAGCGCCGCGGCGCTGAACAGCGGCAGGCTGCGCTGCCGCCCGGACGCGATCACCGCCACCATCGCCAGCCCCACCACGCCCTGGGCGATCCCGGTGAACACGAAGGCCGCGGCTGGCCGCATCGCCGCCTCGTACTGGGGCAGCAGCAGCGTGACCACCAGGCCCAGCGCCAGGACGCCGGCGCCCACGATCGGGGTCAGGAACAGCACGAACGGCCGGATCGTCTGGTCCAGATGCTCTCTGGTGATCCCGGCCGCACCCTCGCTGTCCAGCCGGCGGTAGAGGTCCGGGAACACCACGGTCTGCACCACCAGCGCCGCCGACACGCCGAGCGAGGCCACCGACACCGCGAACGCGTACTGGCCAAGCGCGGTGAAGCCCAGCCAGGCGCCGACCACCAGCCGGTCGACGGTGGCCAGCATCGCCGAGAGAAGCTGGCTGACGCTCAGGGGCACGCCCACCGCCAGCATCGCCTTCAGGCGGGTCCGGTTCAGCTCCGGCCAGAGCGGCGCCCGACCGCGCAGCAGGAGGAAGGTCGCGGCCATGGCGAGCACGAAGCCGATAAGCGCCCCGTCCAGGCCGAACAGGTAGCCAAGCGTCAGGGTCAGGACGAGCTGCGCCAGCGCCTGCGCCAGCTCCAGCAAGGCGAATTCGCGCAAGGAACCCGCCACCCGCAGAAAGCTCAGGCCGTAGAACCAGAACCGCTCGAGCAGCAGCCCGGCCGCCACCGCCCAGAGCAGGGTGCGCAGCCAGGGCTCGCCGACCACGCCCGAGGCGATCACCGTCGCCAGCGCCACGCCGCCGAAGATCGCGAGCGTGCAGCCGGCCGCCGTGCGTCCCCACGCCCATTGCCTGGCCGTGTCGCTGCTGGCGCGCTCCTTGGAGATCTCCAGCTCCATGCCGCGCAGCAGGCCGAGCCCCGCGAAATTGCCATAGGCCAGGATCAGCCGGAACAGCGCCCAGATCCCGAACGCCTTGGGCCCGAGCACGCCCGCCAGCAGGACGCCGCGAACCCCGATCACCCCTTCCACGAAGGCGCGCGACGAGCCGTACAGGGCGATCTTGCCGATCCGGCCGCCCTGGAGCCGGCGCCACCAGGCGCTCACGTCACCGGCCGATCCGGCGGCAGGCACGACTGCACGATCCGGTACTTGCCGCTCCGCTCGGGCGGGATCTCCTGCACGCGTTCGATGGCGACCTCGACCCCGGGCACGACCGGGGCCAGCGCCTGGCGCAGCGCCGCCTCGCTGTGCGCGCCGAAATCGTCGCGCGGCACGACCCGGAGCAGCAGGCGGGCGGGCTCGGTCTGCACGAACTGGTACTGCCGCATCCCCTCGATGTCCTCGATCGCGCAGGTCAGGCTGTAGGGGGCCAGCGTCGTGCCGCCGGGCAGGCGCAGATAGTCGACGCTGCGCCCGAGCGTCGGCCGGATCAGCGGCAGGCCGCGCCCGCAGGCGCAGCGCCCGGGCAGCAGCATGCCGGTGTCGCCGACCACGTAGCGCAGCAGCGGCATGGCCCGGTTGTAGAGCGGGGTCAAAAGGACCTTGCCGGCAGCGCCGGGCGGGTCGATCTCCAGCATGACCCAGTCGGCGTTGAGATGGTGGCCGGCATGGGCCGGGCATTCCCAGGCGACCTCCTTGACCTCGGTGCAGCCATAGACGTCGAACACCGGTGCCTGAAAGCCCTCCTCAATGGCGCGCCGGGTGAACGGGTCCAAGAGCTCGCCCGAGGTGAAGATCATGCGCGGCCGGAGCCGTCCCTGCGCCGCCTGGGCCAGCTGCACGAAATAGCCGGGGAAGCCGTAATAGGCATGGGCGGCGAACCGCTCGGCCGCCGGCAGGATCTCGGCGATCGGCCGGTGGATCGAGAAGGCATGGCTGCGCTTGTGCGAAGGCACCTGCGTGGCGGCGGAGCCGTCCTCCTGGAACAGCGCCACCCGGTGCCAGGGCTGCAGGCCGCAGGCCCGCCGCGCCCGCAGCTTCAGGAGATATTTGGACAGCACCCAGGCGCGCTCGTCGAAATAGCTGGTGGTGCGCCGCCCGGTCGAGCCGGAGGTGGTCGAGCGGCGCAGGCGGTCCTCCGGGAAGCCCTCGGCGAGCAGTTCGCCCGGTGCCCGCAGGTCGTCGCGCGTGGTCGGCGGCAGTTGGCGGAAATCCTCGGGGGTGCGGATGTCCTCGGGCCGGATCCCGGCCTGCGCGAAGCGGCGCCGGTAGAGCGGGGAATGGGTCGCGGCATGCTGGACGACGCGCCGCAGCCGCTGCCACTGCAGGTCCTGCAGCCGCTCGGGTGCCATCCACTGCGCGGCTTCCAGCCCGGGATAGCGGGC
Proteins encoded in this region:
- a CDS encoding phenylacetate--CoA ligase family protein is translated as MSGVGGPPLARRMAELGRGMARYPGLEAAQWMAPERLQDLQWQRLRRVVQHAATHSPLYRRRFAQAGIRPEDIRTPEDFRQLPPTTRDDLRAPGELLAEGFPEDRLRRSTTSGSTGRRTTSYFDERAWVLSKYLLKLRARRACGLQPWHRVALFQEDGSAATQVPSHKRSHAFSIHRPIAEILPAAERFAAHAYYGFPGYFVQLAQAAQGRLRPRMIFTSGELLDPFTRRAIEEGFQAPVFDVYGCTEVKEVAWECPAHAGHHLNADWVMLEIDPPGAAGKVLLTPLYNRAMPLLRYVVGDTGMLLPGRCACGRGLPLIRPTLGRSVDYLRLPGGTTLAPYSLTCAIEDIEGMRQYQFVQTEPARLLLRVVPRDDFGAHSEAALRQALAPVVPGVEVAIERVQEIPPERSGKYRIVQSCLPPDRPVT
- a CDS encoding lipopolysaccharide biosynthesis protein, which codes for MSAWWRRLQGGRIGKIALYGSSRAFVEGVIGVRGVLLAGVLGPKAFGIWALFRLILAYGNFAGLGLLRGMELEISKERASSDTARQWAWGRTAAGCTLAIFGGVALATVIASGVVGEPWLRTLLWAVAAGLLLERFWFYGLSFLRVAGSLREFALLELAQALAQLVLTLTLGYLFGLDGALIGFVLAMAATFLLLRGRAPLWPELNRTRLKAMLAVGVPLSVSQLLSAMLATVDRLVVGAWLGFTALGQYAFAVSVASLGVSAALVVQTVVFPDLYRRLDSEGAAGITREHLDQTIRPFVLFLTPIVGAGVLALGLVVTLLLPQYEAAMRPAAAFVFTGIAQGVVGLAMVAVIASGRQRSLPLFSAAALAVNAALATGTLALGFGMVGLAAGAVVARLLYAAGVIVLVAGKAEAAPLRVAMSILWPIAWCAAATTLVAHLLPPVDLVSCLLALACYLVAITPVLLALAAYLRRRLRIRRA